One Pygocentrus nattereri isolate fPygNat1 chromosome 12, fPygNat1.pri, whole genome shotgun sequence DNA window includes the following coding sequences:
- the LOC108443878 gene encoding mucin-5AC-like isoform X4, with protein MPTPAGFPDISTYMQVTSTEMRSTGVTALEVLTRGNSVTTMESVPPTRLLHEQTSTMAEQLPISTTMSTLSQASFTSTETMPVTQDTLSQSATTTADHTTDTSSTPASPSRNQTPSSTTEPEGFKSTTTSTLTQTSLTSTEPTSVTQDTLDISTGQVSQSVPTSADHITDTSSASATPTITQAPSATTEPERFTSTASTLTQTSFTSTIPTSVRQDTLDISTTVVSSTGQLSQSVPTSGDHIADTSSASASPTISQAPSATTEPERFMSTASTLTQTSFTSTIPTSVRQDTLDISTTVVSSTGQLSQSVPTSADHITDTSSASASPTISQAPSATTEPERFTSTASTLTQTSFMATIPTSVRQDTLDISTGQVSQSVPTSADHITDTSSAPATPTTSQAPSATTEPERFTSTASTLTQTSFTSTIPTSVRQDTLDISTTVVSSTGQLSQSAPTSADHITNTSSASASPTISQAPSATTEPERFTSTASTLTQTSFTSTIPTSVRQDTLDISTGQVSSQSVPTSADHIADTSSAPATPTTSQAPSATTKPERFTSTASTLTQTSFTSTIPTSVRQDTLDISTTVVSSTGQLSQSVPTSADHMTDTSSASASPSISQAPSATTEPERFTSTASTLTQTSFTSTIPTSVRQDTLDISTGQVSQSVPTFADHIADTSLAPVTPTTSQAPSATTEPERFTSTASTLTQTSFTSTIPTSVRQDTLDISTTVVSSTGQVSQSVPTSADYITDTSSASASPTIRQAPSATTEPERFMSTASTLTQTSFTSTIPTSVRQDTLDISTGQVSQSVPTSADHIADTSSAPATPTTSQAPSATTKPERFTSTASTLTQTSFTSTIPTSVRQDTLDISTGQVSQSVPTSADHIADTSSAPATPTTSQAPSATTKPESFTSTASTLTQTSFTSTIPTSVRQDTLDISTGQVSQSVPTSADHIADRSSAPATPTISQSPSATTEPERFTSTASTLIQTSFTSTIPTSVRQDTLDISTGQVSQSVRTSADHIADTSSAPASPTISQAPSTTTKPERFTSTASTLTQTSFTSTIPTSVRQDTLDISTGHVSQSVPTSADHIADASSAPATPTISQSPSATTEPERFTSTASTLTQTSFTSTIPTSVRQDTLDISTGQVSQSVPTSADHIADTSSAPATPTISQAPSATTKPERFMSTASTLTQTSFTSTIPTSVRQDTLDISTGQVSQSVPTFADHIADTSLAPVTPTTSQAPSATTEPERFTSTASTLTQTSFTSTIPTSVRQDTLDISTTVVSSTGQVSQSVPTSADHIADTSSAPATPTISQSPSATTEPESFTSTASTLIQTSFTSTIPTSVRQDTLDISTGQLSQSVPTSADHIADTSSAPATPTTSQAPSATTEPERFTSTASTLTQTSFTSTIPTSVRQDTLDISTGQVSQSVPTSADHIADTSSAPATPTISQSPSATTEPERFTSTASTLIQTSFTSTIPTSVRQDTLDISTGQVSQSVRTSADHIADTSSAPASPTISQAPSTTTKPERFTSTASTLTQTLFTSTIPTSVRQDTLDISTGHVSQSVPTSADHIADASSAPATPTISQSPSATTEPERFTSTASTLTQTSFTSTIPTSVRQDTLDISTGQVSQSVPTSADHIADTSSAPATPTTSQAPSATTKPERFTSTASTLTQTSFTSTIPTSVRQDTLDISTTVVSSTGQLSQSVPTSADHIADTSSPPASPTISQAPSATTKPERFMSTASTLTQTSFTSTIPTSVRQDTLDISTGQVSQSVPTSADHIADTSSAPASPTISQAPSTTTKPEIFTSTASTLTQTSFTSTIPTSVRQDTLDISTGQVSQSVPTSADHIADTSSAPATPTRSQAPSATTKPERFTSTASTLTQTSFTSTIPTSVRQDTFDISTGQVSQSVPTSADHIADTSSAPATPTRSQAPSSTTEPERFSGSFLTTVVSSTGQPSQSATATPDHTTETSSAPGLPVASSTKAQGQVTSPRTGTTTVSPTTPGAYSTVAAVLPESPIGTPSTATAAAPIPIITSTSASWTSSQATTTKPVPGEGVIILIVRIQQVFIPAYNDNSSTEYNTLVNNITAELNRGFRELFPLTFLRCYVLRLWNGSVGVDTQIIFKNETVLPNATVLTDSLKSAINASKVFLNIIPSSIMAVSTTRPASSTKLTTTPDVTSLTSASSAGASNTNSNYFIILYVAVAIAFCGIAAFLFFWRRRRKTKMNRIMDGPLYDNVPRAQMYETQTEQTTETAPTENMRDTELN; from the exons ATGCCTACACCTGCAGGTTTCCCAGACATTTCAACATATATGCAAGTAACATCAACAGAAATGAGATCAACAGGGGTGACTGCATTGGAGGTTTTGACCAGAGGCAACTCTGTAACTACAAtggaatcagtacctccaacaCGGTTACTTCATGAACAAACTTCTACCATGGCTGAGCAACTGCCCATTTCTACAACAATGTCTACTTTGAGCCAAGCCTCATTCACATCAACCGAGACAATGCCTGTGACACAGGATACACTGAGTCAGTCTGCCACCACTACAGCTGACCATACCACTGATACAAGCTCAACACCAGCATCGCCTAGCAGAAATCAGACTCCTTCATCTACTACTGAACCAGAAGGATTCAAGTCTACAACAACATCTACATTGACCCAAACCTCACTCACATCAACTGAACCAACATCTGTGACACAGGATACACTTGATATTTCAACTGGTCAAGTGAGTCAGTCTGTCCCCACTTCAGCTGACCATATCACTGATACAAGTTCAGCATCAGCAACACCAACTATAACTCAGGCTCCTTCAGCAACTACTGAACCAGAAAGATTCACGTCTACAGCATCTACTTTGACCCAAACCTCATTCACATCAACTATACCAACATCTGTGAGACAGGATACACTTGATATTTCAACTACTGTAGTTTCTTCCACTGGTCAACTGAGTCAGTCTGTCCCCACTTCAGGTGACCATATCGCTGATACAAGTTCAGCATCAGCATCGCCAACTATAAGTCAGGCTCCTTCAGCTACTACTGAACCAGAAAGATTCATGTCTACAGCATCTACTTTGACCCAAACCTCATTCACATCAACTATACCAACATCTGTCAGACAGGATACACTTGATATTTCAACTACTGTAGTTTCTTCCACTGGTCAACTGAGTCAGTCTGTCCCCACTTCAGCTGACCATATCACTGATACAAGTTCAGCATCAGCATCGCCAACTATAAGTCAGGCTCCTTCAGCTACTACTGAACCAGAAAGATTCACATCTACAGCATCTACTTTGACCCAAACCTCATTCATGGCAACTATACCAACATCTGTGAGACAGGATACACTTGATATTTCAACTGGTCAAGTGAGTCAGTCTGTCCCCACTTCAGCTGACCATATCACTGATACAAGTTCAGCACCAGCAACACCAACTACAAGTCAGGCTCCTTCAGCTACTACTGAACCAGAAAGATTCACGTCTACAGCATCTACTTTGACCCAAACCTCATTCACATCAACTATACCAACATCTGTGAGACAGGATACACTTGATATTTCAACTACTGTAGTTTCTTCCACTGGTCAACTGAGTCAGTCTGCTCCCACTTCAGCTGACCATATCACTAATACAAGTTCAGCATCAGCATCGCCAACTATAAGTCAGGCTCCTTCAGCTACTACTGAACCAGAAAGATTCACGTCTACAGCATCTACTTTGACCCAAACCTCATTCACGTCAACTATACCAACATCTGTGAGACAGGATACACTTGATATTTCAACTGGTCAAGTGTCAAGTCAGTCTGTCCCCACTTCAGCTGACCATATCGCTGATACAAGTTCGGCACCAGCAACACCAACTACAAGTCAGGCTCCTTCAGCTACTACTAAACCAGAAAGATTCACGTCTACAGCATCTACTTTGACCCAAACCTCATTCACATCAACTATACCAACATCTGTCAGACAGGATACACTTGATATTTCAACTACTGTAGTTTCTTCCACTGGTCAACTGAGTCAGTCTGTCCCCACTTCAGCTGACCATATGACTGATACAAGTTCAGCATCAGCATCGCCAAGTATAAGTCAGGCTCCTTCAGCTACTACTGAACCAGAAAGATTCACCTCTACAGCATCTACTTTGACCCAAACCTCATTCACGTCAACTATACCAACATCTGTGAGACAGGATACACTTGATATTTCAACTGGTCAAGTGAGTCAGTCTGTCCCCACTTTTGCTGACCATATCGCTGATACAAGTTTGGCACCAGTAACACCAACTACAAGTCAGGCTCCTTCAGCTACTACTGAACCAGAAAGATTCACGTCTACAGCATCTACTTTGACCCAAACCTCATTCACGTCAACTATACCAACATCTGTGAGACAGGATACACTTGATATTTCAACTACTGTAGTTTCTTCCACTGGTCAAGTGAGTCAGTCTGTCCCCACTTCAGCTGACTATATCACTGATACAAGTTCAGCATCAGCATCGCCAACTATACGTCAGGCTCCTTCAGCTACTACTGAACCAGAAAGATTCATGTCTACAGCATCTACTTTGACCCAAACCTCATTCACGTCAACTATACCAACATCTGTGAGACAGGATACACTTGATATTTCAACTGGTCAAGTGAGTCAGTCTGTCCCCACTTCAGCTGACCATATCGCTGATACAAGTTCGGCACCAGCAACACCAACTACAAGTCAGGCTCCTTCAGCTACTACTAAACCAGAAAGATTCACGTCTACAGCATCTACTTTGACCCAAACCTCATTCACGTCAACTATACCAACATCTGTGAGACAGGATACACTTGATATTTCAACTGGTCAAGTGAGTCAGTCTGTCCCCACTTCAGCTGACCATATCGCTGATACAAGTTCGGCACCAGCAACACCAACTACAAGTCAGGCTCCTTCAGCTACTACTAAACCAGAAAGTTTCACGTCTACAGCATCTACTTTGACCCAAACCTCATTCACGTCAACTATACCAACATCTGTGAGACAGGATACACTTGATATTTCAACTGGTCAAGTGAGTCAGTCTGTCCCCACTTCAGCTGACCATATCGCTGATAGAAGTTCGGCACCAGCAACACCAACTATAAGTCAGTCTCCTTCAGCTACAACTGAACCAGAAAGGTTCACGTCTACAGCATCTACTTTGATCCAAACCTCATTCACATCAACTATACCAACATCTGTGAGACAGGATACACTTGATATTTCAACTGGTCAAGTGAGTCAGTCTGTCCGCACTTCAGCTGACCATATCGCTGATACAAGTTCAGCACCAGCATCACCAACTATAAGTCAGGCTCCTTCAACTACTACTAAACCAGAAAGATTCACATCTACAGCATCTACTTTGACCCAAACCTCATTCACGTCAACTATACCAACATCTGTGAGACAGGATACACTTGATATTTCAACTGGTCACGTGAGTCAGTCTGTCCCCACTTCAGCTGACCATATCGCTGATGCAAGTTCAGCACCAGCAACACCAACTATAAGTCAGTCTCCTTCAGCTACTACTGAACCAGAAAGATTCACGTCTACAGCATCTACTTTGACCCAAACCTCATTCACGTCAACTATACCAACATCTGTGAGACAGGATACACTTGATATTTCAACTGGTCAAGTGAGTCAGTCTGTCCCCACTTCAGCTGACCATATCGCTGATACAAGTTCGGCACCAGCAACACCAACTATAAGTCAGGCTCCTTCAGCTACTACTAAACCAGAAAGATTCATGTCTACAGCATCTACTTTGACCCAAACCTCATTCACGTCAACTATACCAACATCTGTGAGACAGGATACACTTGATATTTCAACTGGTCAAGTGAGTCAGTCTGTCCCCACTTTTGCTGACCATATCGCTGATACAAGTTTGGCACCAGTAACACCAACTACAAGTCAGGCTCCTTCAGCTACTACTGAACCAGAAAGATTCACGTCTACAGCATCTACTTTGACCCAAACCTCATTCACGTCAACTATACCAACATCTGTGAGACAGGATACACTTGATATTTCAACTACTGTAGTTTCTTCCACTGGTCAAGTGAGTCAGTCTGTCCCCACTTCAGCTGACCATATCGCTGATACAAGTTCGGCACCAGCAACACCAACTATAAGTCAGTCTCCTTCAGCTACTACTGAACCAGAAAGTTTCACGTCTACAGCATCTACTTTGATCCAAACCTCATTCACATCAACTATACCAACATCTGTGAGACAGGATACACTTGATATTTCAACTGGTCAACTGAGTCAGTCTGTCCCCACTTCAGCTGACCATATCGCTGATACAAGTTCAGCACCAGCAACACCAACTACAAGTCAGGCTCCTTCAGCTACTACTGAACCAGAAAGATTCACGTCTACAGCATCTACTTTGACCCAAACCTCATTCACGTCAACTATACCAACATCTGTGAGACAGGATACACTTGATATTTCAACTGGTCAAGTGAGTCAGTCTGTCCCCACTTCAGCTGACCATATCGCTGATACAAGTTCGGCACCAGCAACACCAACTATAAGTCAGTCTCCTTCAGCTACTACTGAACCAGAAAGGTTCACGTCTACAGCATCTACTTTGATCCAAACCTCATTCACATCAACTATACCAACATCTGTGAGACAGGATACACTTGATATTTCAACTGGTCAAGTGAGTCAGTCTGTCCGCACTTCAGCTGACCATATCGCTGATACAAGTTCAGCACCAGCATCACCAACTATAAGTCAGGCTCCTTCAACTACTACTAAACCAGAAAGATTCACATCTACAGCATCTACTTTGACCCAAACCTTATTCACGTCAACTATACCAACATCTGTGAGACAGGATACACTTGATATTTCAACTGGTCACGTGAGTCAGTCTGTCCCCACTTCAGCTGACCATATCGCTGATGCAAGTTCAGCACCAGCAACACCAACTATAAGTCAGTCTCCTTCAGCTACTACTGAACCAGAAAGATTCACGTCTACAGCATCTACTTTGACCCAAACCTCATTCACGTCAACTATACCAACATCTGTGAGACAGGATACACTTGATATTTCAACTGGTCAAGTGAGTCAGTCTGTCCCCACTTCAGCTGACCATATCGCTGATACAAGTTCGGCACCAGCAACACCAACTACAAGTCAGGCTCCTTCAGCTACTACTAAACCAGAAAGATTCACGTCTACAGCATCTACTTTGACCCAAACCTCATTCACGTCAACTATACCAACATCTGTGAGGCAGGATACACTTGATATTTCAACTACTGTAGTTTCTTCCACTGGTCAACTGAGTCAGTCTGTTCCCACTTCAGCTGACCATATCGCTGATACAAGTTCACCACCAGCATCACCAACTATAAGTCAGGCTCCTTCAGCTACTACTAAACCAGAAAGATTCATGTCTACAGCATCTACTTTGACCCAAACCTCATTCACGTCAACTATACCAACATCTGTGAGACAGGATACACTTGATATTTCAACTGGTCAAGTGAGTCAGTCTGTCCCCACTTCAGCTGACCATATCGCTGATACAAGTTCAGCACCAGCATCACCAACTATAAGTCAGGCTCCTTCAACTACTACTAAACCAGAAATATTTACATCTACAGCATCTACTTTGACCCAAACCTCATTCACGTCAACTATACCAACATCTGTGAGACAGGATACACTTGATATTTCAACTGGTCAAGTGAGTCAGTCTGTCCCCACTTCAGCTGACCATATCGCTGATACAAGTTCGGCACCAGCAACACCAACAAGAAGTCAGGCTCCTTCAGCTACTACTAAACCAGAAAGATTCACGTCTACAGCATCTACTTTGACCCAAACCTCATTCACGTCAACTATACCAACATCTGTGAGACAGGatacatttgatatttcaaCTGGTCAAGTGAGTCAGTCTGTCCCCACTTCAGCTGACCATATCGCTGATACAAGTTCAGCACCAGCAACACCAACAAGAAGTCAGGCTCCTTCATCTACTACTGAACCAGAAAGATTCTCTGGCTCTTTTTTAACAACTGTCGTTTCTTCCACTGGTCAACCAAGTCAGTCTGCCACAGCTACACCTGACCATACCACCGAGACAAGTTCAGCACCAGGATTACCAGTGGCATCATCTACCAAAG CACAAGGACAGGTCACTTCACCCAGAACTGGGACGACAACTGTGTCTCCAACTACACCTGGAGCCTACTCAACTGTGGCTGCAGTTTTGCCTGAATCCCCAATCGGTACACCCTCTACAGCCACAGCTGCTGCACCGATTCCAATAATAACCTCTACTTCTGCCAGTTGGACATCTTCTCAAGCTACCACAACTAAGCCCGTGCCAGGAGAAGGAGTGATTATTTTAATAGTTCGAATTCAGCAAGTCTTCATTCCCGCTTACAATGATAATTCCTCAACTGAGTACAATACTCTGGTCAACAATATCACTGCTGAG CTGAACCGAGGCTTTAGGGAGCTGTTTCCCCTCACATTTCTCCGATGCTATGTCTTAAGACTCTG GAATGGTTCAGTAGGTGTGGACACTCAGAtaatctttaaaaatgaaacagttcTTCCAAATGCAACAGTCTTGACTGATTCCCTGAAATCAGCAATAAACGCTTCAAAAGTTTTCCTGAATATCATTCCATCCAGTATCATGGCTG TTTCTACCACAAGACCTGCCAGTAGCACTAAACTGACCACAACTCCAG atgtGACCTCCCTGACCTCTGCATCCAGTGCTGGAGCATCAAATACAAACAGTA ACTATTTCATAATTCTGTATGTAGCTGTTGCCATTGCATTTTGTGGGATTGCAGCTTTCCTATTTTTTTGGAGACG AAGAAGGAAAACTAAGATGAACAGAATTATGGATGGACCATTGTACGACAATGTACCCCGTGCTCAAATGTACGAGACTCA AACTGaacaaaccactgaaactgCACCAACAGAGAATATGAGGGACACAGAGCTTAATTAA